The stretch of DNA CTCGGCGTTTCCGCGAACCGCACTCGGAATCACCCCATTCGGGAGTTTATGCGCACGCATACCGACCGGTGCGCGAGCACCGCCACCGCCCGGCAAAACCCGGGATTCCCCTCGACGGGAATCCCGGGCCGCACGCACTGCGCGAAGCCGCAACGACGCGGAGTCCGCGCCGCCGACATCGGCTACGAACCGGCGTCACCGCCGACGGAATCCGGCTATCCGCGAACAGCCGAGAACTAAACGGCCGGGCAGATTTCCGCGCCGCTAATCGGCCTGCCGCTGATGCCGCGCCCCGGTCTCCCCCGCGTCGGCGGCGATCCGCTGCAGCGCGGCGATGTGCCCGGTCAGCACCTCCCGGCCGGTGCGGCTGAGGTTGAGCCAGGTGCGCGGCCGCTTGCCGACGTAGCCCTTGTCCACCTCGACGTAGCCCAGCTTCTCCAGCGAACTGACCTGTTTGGACAGTGCGGAGTCGGACAGCCGCACCGATTCCCGCACGTAGCCGAACTCCGCCCAGTGCGTGGCCGCCAGCAGCGACACGATCGACAGCCGCGTCGGATCCAGCAGCGCCTGGTCCAGTTCGCCCTGCTCAGCCATGATCCGCTCGCGACCCGCGCATCCGGTGGCCGAAGAACCGCTGCCACAGCGGCATCGTCGCGACGATCAGCACGCCGGCGATGGTGCCCGGGTACGGCACCTCCGAATCGCGCAGCAGCGCCGAAGCCCCGAGCACGAGCACGATCATCACCAGCAGCACGAGGATGTTCAGCAGCCGGGTGCGCACCGACATCGCCGGGCGGACGCTGGGCGATCGCTGGTATCCGATCGCGGAACCAAGGCGCTTCCAGCGCGACAAGATGGACACCACCAGCACGAACGCCAGTACCAGGTAGGACACCGGCGTCCGCAGCTGCGGGCTCAGGTCCGAGGTGAGCCCGAGCGCGAGCACCAGCGCCGCCGTCGCCCACAGCACCCACTTCGGCTGCGAGTTCCGGCCGGTCACCTGCTGCTTGCGCGCGGAGATCTCGCGCAGCGCGTCGGAGGCTTCTTGCGGGGTCGGTTCGGTCGCCATCATCGCCACTCCCGTCTCGGTCTGCGGATGCCCGCGAAGCTCGGACTTTGCCGCCGTCTCATGTACTTGCCTAAAAGGAAAGTACATGAGCACTTTCCCGCGAGGCAAGTACCTGCCCCGGGGAGAAGGGGTGATCGCCCCGAACAACGGAGAACCCCCACCGGCAATGCCGATGGGGGTTCTTCCGCAGTGCCGCCCAGCCGGGCCGGAGCGGTCAGGAAGCGGCCTGAACGTCCGCCTTCTTCACGTAGACCCAGCGGTGGTTGAGCGAGATCTGGACGAACTCCTCCGACCCGTTGACCACCTTGTGGTTGTTCGGGTCGTCCGCCCCGTCGAAGGCCACGTGGTAGTCCTTCGCCTTCGCGTCCGGGCCCTTGACGTAGGCCTGCCCAGCCGGGACCTCGTACGGCAACGGCTCCAGCTCGGTCGGCTCGACGCCCTCCGGGTATTCCTCGGCGGTCGGCGCCGCGCGCCCGTAGGTCGGTATCCGATCCCGCTTGGCCCGCACCAGCTCGGCGTCATCGGCTGGCGCGGTGTTCTTGCCGTCGGGGTCGTGCAGCCAGGCCTTCTTGCCGTCGAACCAGATCGCCAGCCACTCGCCGGAGCGCTCGGCGACCGCGTACTGCCTGCCGGTGGCCGCCTTGTTGCCCCAGTCCTCGATCCGGGTGCTGCCCGCAGAACCGTCCGGGTGCACCACCTCCGAGGTCAGCAGCGGCGCGTCGGCGCGCGGTTCGGTGCGCAACGGCAGGAAGTTGGCGCCCTGCTTCGGCAGCACCTCGCAGTTGCCGTCCGGGCAGTTCTGCACCTCGGGACGGTTCTCGGCGAAGTTCGGGAAGATCGTCACGACGTCTTCTTCGGCGCCGCCGCTGGCATCGTCCAGCGGCGCACCGAGCAGGTTCATGTAGTGCGCCCAGTCCCAGAACGGGCCGGGATCGTAGTGCTCCAGGCCCGCCTTCTTCGGCGTTTCCGCGGTGACCTCGTCGTGGCCGAGGATGTGCGTGCGGTCCAGCGGGATGTCGTACTTGTCCGCCAAGTACTTCACCAGCTTCGCCGACGACCGGTACATCTGCTCCGTGTACCAGGTGCCGCCCTCGGCGGCCCAGCCCTCGTGCTCGATGCCGATGGAGCGGATGTTGCGGTCCCAGCTGCCCGCGTGCCACGGCATGTCCTTGGTCGGCACCATCTGCGTGATCTGGCCGTCCGATGACCGCACCACGTAGTGCGATGCGCTGGCGTTGGCCGGGTTCTGGAACGCCGAGATCGTCGCCTGGTACGACAGCTCGGTGTTGTGCAGCACGATCGAGTCGATCTTGACGTCCTGCGGCCGGTTCGCGGTGTCGTAGTTGCCGTAGGAGCCCGCGGGCTTTTCCGGGTCCGTGGGCTCGTAGGCGGCCGGGACGTAGCGGCAGTCGACGTCGTCGGGGCACTCCGCCTGCCGGTCCGAGTTCTGCTGCGACGAGCTGGGCTGCTCGGACGTCCGGGCGGAGTCCTGCCCGGTCTGCGAGCGGTCACCCGCCGGGTCCTGGCTCGTGCTTGGTTCCGCAGACGGCGCCTCTTCGGTGCCTTCCGCTCCGGTGCCTTCTTCTCCGGTGCCTTCCAGCCCGGTGCCCGCGAGGTCCCGATCCGGCCGCACGTCCGCGACCTTGGGGTAGGCAAGCTCCTGACCGGTGGAGGTGGTGCGCTTGCGGCCCTGCCCGAGCACGTCGTAGACGTCCTCGGCGAACGAGCGCGCACCGCTGGCCTGCGGGCTGCCGCTGAGCTCGGCGACCGCCGGGTACCAGCCGCCGATGTTCTCCGGCAGCTTCCCGCCGTCGAGTTCCTCGGCGCGGTCGGCCAGCAGCGCGGCACCGGCGCGGATGTTCTGCGCCATGTCCCGCTTGACCTGATCCGCGTCGGAGCCGACCAGCCCGGCGGCCTTCTGCAGGGTGTGCAGCCGCGGGTTGTCGGCGGCCTGCTCGAGCAGCTTCGGGTTGTCGGCGCGCAGCTGCTCCGGGCGCACGTCGGTCAGGTGCATCGGGCCGTACCCGCCGGCCTTGCTCTGCTCACCGTGGTGGTTCTCCCACCTGGTCAGCTGGTACGAGACCGCCATCAGCAGCGGGGTGGGCACCCCGAATTCCTCGGCGGCGGACTCGAACGCGCGTTGTTCCTCGGTGTTCGGCGCCTGCGCGGTGCGCGGCTCGCCGAACGCGGACTGGCTCGCGCCGGTCAGCAGCCCGGCGGCGAGCGCTGTCGCCACCACCGACCGCGCCCAGCGGCGTCTTGGAGTGATCACATCGTCCCTCGCGGTTCGCGTGCGGATGCTCGGACGCGCGCGGGGCCACGGCGAATTCGCGTCCACCGGCGCGCGGACCTCGTGCTGCGGGGTCGCTCGGATGCGCGGCGCCCGCGCGCGGCCGCCGGGATCGGCAGGCCGCAGGCCGCACCTTAGCGATCTCGGCAAGGATTCCGCACCCGCCGAACGGTTTTGCGACCCGAACGGGCAAGTGATGTGCACAAAATGAACGGCGCGCGCGGCCAAATGTCGGCGGGGGCCGTGCTCAACAGCCCCGCCGAGCTTTTCCGAGCCGCTCGGGGAAATCCCTCACGAACCGCCGCTCCAATTCATCGGAGTGACTTCCGCAACTCCGGCTCAACCTTACCGGAACCGTCGTCAGTGCAGGTCAGCGCCGTTTTCGAATTTTTTCGAGCGATGCGCAACCTCATCGGCGAGCAGCCGTCCTACGGTTAGAAAAAGCGCAGGGGAACACCGCGCTCGCACACTCCGGAAAGGTTTTGACGATGGTGAAGCGGACTCGTACGGCAAGCGCGGCGGCGGCACTGGTCGGTGGGGCGCTGCTGCTGGCCGGATGCAGCGGCCAGGCGGCCACGAACTCCGCGGTGGCGCCGGAGAGCCAGCAAGGAGACGCCCCGGGTGCCGTGGACATCGGCAAGTCCAGCGACTGCACGGCTGCGGACTTCGCCTACCGGCTGGATGCCCAGCCGCAGCACGCGCCGGGGTCGTACGTGCTGAGCATGAAGAACACCTCGGACAAGCCCTGCCAGGTGGACGGCTACCCGGTGCTGACGCCGAAGTCCATGGACGACGAGGAGTTCCAGGTGCCGAGCCAGAACGCCGACGTCCCCGGTGCGCCGAAGGAGTTCGTGGTGGACCCGGGCAAGAGCGCCTACGCCGGGGTGAAGTTCGAGCTCACCGACAAGTCGGACCCGAACGCCATGGTCGCCACGGGCTTCAACGCGAAGGCTTCGAACATGAACGGTTCGGGCGCCAACGTG from Saccharopolyspora sp. SCSIO 74807 encodes:
- a CDS encoding transcriptional regulator, whose translation is MAEQGELDQALLDPTRLSIVSLLAATHWAEFGYVRESVRLSDSALSKQVSSLEKLGYVEVDKGYVGKRPRTWLNLSRTGREVLTGHIAALQRIAADAGETGARHQRQAD
- a CDS encoding peptidoglycan recognition family protein; protein product: MITPRRRWARSVVATALAAGLLTGASQSAFGEPRTAQAPNTEEQRAFESAAEEFGVPTPLLMAVSYQLTRWENHHGEQSKAGGYGPMHLTDVRPEQLRADNPKLLEQAADNPRLHTLQKAAGLVGSDADQVKRDMAQNIRAGAALLADRAEELDGGKLPENIGGWYPAVAELSGSPQASGARSFAEDVYDVLGQGRKRTTSTGQELAYPKVADVRPDRDLAGTGLEGTGEEGTGAEGTEEAPSAEPSTSQDPAGDRSQTGQDSARTSEQPSSSQQNSDRQAECPDDVDCRYVPAAYEPTDPEKPAGSYGNYDTANRPQDVKIDSIVLHNTELSYQATISAFQNPANASASHYVVRSSDGQITQMVPTKDMPWHAGSWDRNIRSIGIEHEGWAAEGGTWYTEQMYRSSAKLVKYLADKYDIPLDRTHILGHDEVTAETPKKAGLEHYDPGPFWDWAHYMNLLGAPLDDASGGAEEDVVTIFPNFAENRPEVQNCPDGNCEVLPKQGANFLPLRTEPRADAPLLTSEVVHPDGSAGSTRIEDWGNKAATGRQYAVAERSGEWLAIWFDGKKAWLHDPDGKNTAPADDAELVRAKRDRIPTYGRAAPTAEEYPEGVEPTELEPLPYEVPAGQAYVKGPDAKAKDYHVAFDGADDPNNHKVVNGSEEFVQISLNHRWVYVKKADVQAAS
- a CDS encoding DUF4232 domain-containing protein, with amino-acid sequence MVKRTRTASAAAALVGGALLLAGCSGQAATNSAVAPESQQGDAPGAVDIGKSSDCTAADFAYRLDAQPQHAPGSYVLSMKNTSDKPCQVDGYPVLTPKSMDDEEFQVPSQNADVPGAPKEFVVDPGKSAYAGVKFELTDKSDPNAMVATGFNAKASNMNGSGANVDEISPSDPETGTSLAVKGLRVGTMQPVDQGLNVGL